Proteins encoded within one genomic window of Xylophilus sp. GOD-11R:
- the pilB gene encoding type IV-A pilus assembly ATPase PilB — MAAIDALSKDSAPIALPGLGRTLVAAGLLSQKSAEDLVRKSRAARTSFIAELTGSGAVSPANLAHAVSAAFGAPLLDLSAIDPMRLPKDLLDIKICQSYRVVVLSKRSNRLIVATADPSDQEAAEKIKFSTQLGIDWVIAEYDKLSRLLDLTTTSAAEQLDSMVGGGDFEFDEEPEALDPNAGDSGNMAEVEDAPVVKFLHKMLIDAFNMRASDLHFEPYEHTYRVRFRVDGELREIASPPIAIKEKLASRIKVISRLDISEKRVPQDGRMKLKVGADRVIDFRVSTLPTLFGEKIVIRILDPSSAKLGIEALGYEPEEKERLLHAIGRPYGMILVTGPTGSGKTVSLYTCLNMLNKPGVNIATAEDPSEINLPGVNQVNVNDRAGLTFAVALKSFLRQDPDIIMVGEIRDLETADISIKAAQTGHLVLSTLHTNDAPTTLTRMRNMGIAPFNIASSVLLITAQRLARRLCPVCKEEHEVPRSALLDAGYTEEQLDGSWKPYRPVGCSACNGGYKGRVGIYQVMPVNEAMQEIILRDGSALDIAAQARADGVRSLRESGLHKVRMGMTSLEEVLAVTNE, encoded by the coding sequence ATGGCCGCGATTGACGCCCTCAGCAAAGACAGCGCCCCGATCGCGCTTCCCGGCCTGGGTCGGACACTGGTCGCCGCCGGGTTGCTGAGCCAGAAATCGGCCGAGGACCTGGTCCGCAAGTCACGCGCGGCGCGCACCAGCTTCATCGCCGAACTCACCGGCTCCGGCGCGGTGTCGCCGGCCAACCTGGCGCACGCGGTGTCTGCCGCCTTCGGCGCCCCGCTGCTCGACCTGTCGGCCATCGATCCGATGCGCCTGCCCAAGGACCTGCTCGACATCAAGATCTGCCAGAGCTACCGGGTGGTGGTGCTCAGCAAGCGCAGCAACCGGCTCATCGTCGCCACCGCCGACCCGTCCGACCAGGAAGCGGCCGAAAAGATCAAGTTCTCGACCCAGCTCGGCATCGACTGGGTGATCGCCGAATACGACAAGCTCTCGCGCCTGCTCGACCTCACCACCACCTCGGCGGCCGAACAGCTCGACTCCATGGTGGGCGGCGGCGACTTCGAGTTCGACGAGGAGCCCGAGGCGCTCGACCCCAATGCCGGCGACTCCGGCAACATGGCCGAGGTCGAGGACGCCCCGGTCGTCAAGTTCCTGCACAAGATGCTGATCGACGCGTTCAACATGCGCGCCTCCGACCTGCATTTCGAGCCCTACGAACACACCTACCGGGTGCGCTTCCGCGTCGACGGCGAGCTGCGCGAGATCGCCTCGCCGCCGATCGCGATCAAGGAGAAGCTCGCCTCGCGCATCAAGGTGATCTCGCGGCTCGACATCTCCGAAAAGCGGGTGCCGCAGGACGGCCGCATGAAGCTCAAGGTCGGCGCCGACCGGGTCATCGACTTCCGGGTCAGCACGCTGCCCACGCTCTTCGGCGAGAAGATCGTGATCCGTATCCTCGACCCGAGCAGCGCCAAGCTCGGCATCGAAGCCCTGGGCTACGAGCCCGAGGAAAAGGAGCGGCTGCTGCACGCCATCGGCCGGCCCTACGGCATGATCCTGGTCACCGGGCCGACCGGCTCCGGCAAGACGGTGTCGCTCTACACCTGCCTGAACATGCTCAACAAGCCGGGCGTGAACATCGCCACGGCCGAAGACCCGTCCGAAATCAACCTGCCGGGCGTCAACCAGGTCAACGTCAACGACCGCGCGGGCCTCACCTTCGCAGTCGCGCTCAAGTCGTTCCTGCGCCAGGATCCGGACATCATCATGGTCGGCGAAATCCGCGACCTGGAAACCGCCGACATCTCCATCAAGGCCGCCCAGACCGGCCACCTGGTGCTGTCGACGCTGCACACCAACGATGCGCCGACCACGCTCACGCGCATGCGCAACATGGGCATCGCGCCCTTCAACATCGCCTCCAGCGTGCTCCTGATCACCGCCCAGCGCCTGGCGCGGCGGCTCTGCCCGGTCTGCAAGGAAGAGCACGAGGTGCCGCGCTCGGCCCTGCTCGACGCCGGCTACACCGAAGAACAGCTCGACGGCAGCTGGAAACCATACCGCCCGGTAGGTTGCTCGGCCTGCAACGGCGGCTACAAGGGACGCGTCGGCATCTACCAGGTGATGCCGGTCAACGAGGCGATGCAGGAGATCATCCTGCGCGACGGCAGCGCCCTCGACATCGCCGCCCAGGCGCGCGCCGACGGCGTGCGTTCGCTGCGCGAGTCCGGCCTGCACAAGGTGCGCATGGGCATGACCTCGCTCGAGGAAGTGCTGGCCGTCACCAATGAGTAG
- a CDS encoding metal/formaldehyde-sensitive transcriptional repressor has protein sequence MAHTVAGKKKLLARVRRIQGQTAALERALDEGTDCIAVLQQIAAVRGAISGLMSEVLEGHLREHLGPSATDDATRSQDVEAVVSALRSYLK, from the coding sequence ATGGCCCACACCGTTGCAGGAAAGAAGAAGTTGCTCGCGCGGGTTCGCCGCATCCAGGGGCAAACGGCGGCGCTGGAGCGAGCGCTCGACGAGGGCACGGATTGCATTGCGGTACTCCAGCAGATCGCCGCCGTGCGGGGCGCGATCAGTGGCCTGATGTCGGAAGTGCTCGAAGGCCATCTGCGGGAACACCTCGGCCCGTCGGCGACGGACGACGCCACGCGCAGCCAGGACGTGGAGGCGGTCGTCTCGGCCCTGCGTTCCTACCTGAAGTGA
- a CDS encoding nitronate monooxygenase family protein, producing the protein MSCPPLLRGLRIPVIAAPLFIVSVPRLVIAQCKAGIVGALPALNARPAALLDDWLAEITETLAAHDRAHPDAPAAPFAINQIVHRSNERLDADLAVCERYRVPLVISSLGARPEVNEAVHGWGGLVMHDVIDDRFARKAIEKGADGLVAVAAGAGGHAGTRSPFALVQEIRRWFDGPLALSGAIATGDAILAAQAMGADFAYIGSAFIATEEARADERYKQMIVDCGSDDIVYSNLFTGVHGNYLKPSILAAGLDPQALPSSDPSTMSFGSDRKAWKDIWGAGQGIGAVGQIEAVAQRVERLAHQYRAARQRLGLPARR; encoded by the coding sequence ATGAGCTGCCCGCCTCTGCTGCGCGGCCTGCGCATTCCGGTCATCGCGGCGCCGCTGTTCATCGTCAGCGTGCCGCGACTCGTCATCGCCCAATGCAAGGCCGGCATCGTCGGTGCCCTGCCCGCGCTCAACGCCCGGCCGGCGGCCCTGCTCGACGACTGGCTCGCCGAGATCACCGAGACCCTGGCCGCGCACGACCGCGCGCATCCCGATGCACCGGCCGCGCCCTTCGCCATCAACCAGATCGTGCACCGCAGCAACGAGCGGCTCGACGCCGACCTCGCCGTCTGCGAGCGCTACCGGGTGCCGCTGGTCATCAGCTCGCTCGGCGCGCGACCGGAGGTCAACGAGGCGGTGCATGGGTGGGGCGGCCTGGTGATGCACGACGTCATCGACGACCGCTTCGCCCGCAAGGCCATCGAGAAAGGTGCCGACGGCCTGGTGGCGGTGGCTGCGGGCGCCGGCGGCCATGCCGGCACCCGCAGCCCCTTTGCGCTGGTGCAGGAAATCCGGCGCTGGTTCGACGGGCCGCTGGCCTTGTCCGGCGCCATCGCCACCGGCGACGCGATCCTGGCGGCGCAGGCCATGGGCGCGGATTTCGCCTATATCGGCTCGGCCTTCATCGCCACCGAAGAAGCACGGGCCGACGAGCGCTACAAGCAGATGATCGTGGACTGCGGCAGCGACGACATCGTCTATTCCAATCTCTTCACCGGCGTGCACGGCAACTATCTCAAGCCGTCCATCCTGGCCGCCGGGCTGGATCCGCAGGCCTTGCCCTCCAGCGATCCGTCGACCATGAGTTTCGGCAGCGATCGCAAGGCGTGGAAAGACATCTGGGGCGCCGGACAGGGCATCGGCGCGGTCGGGCAGATCGAAGCCGTGGCACAACGCGTCGAGCGGCTGGCGCACCAGTACCGGGCGGCCCGGCAGCGGCTGGGATTGCCGGCCCGGCGCTGA
- a CDS encoding Bro-N domain-containing protein, translating into MVSEAGLYALILRSRKAEAKPFQRWVTKEVLPTIRRTRGQ; encoded by the coding sequence ATGGTCAGCGAGGCCGGCCTGTATGCCCTGATCTTGCGCTCTCGAAAAGCGGAAGCAAAACCCTTCCAACGCTGGGTGACCAAAGAAGTCCTGCCGACCATCCGCAGGACCCGGGGGCAGTGA
- a CDS encoding LysR family transcriptional regulator — protein sequence MHFDLFDLRLFVFVAEESNLRRGAERACLSLGAASARIKALEENVGSPLFYRKPQGVELTPAGDALLHHARLVQQQVEHLKTDLREYASGSKGHVRILANTTSISGALPAALASFLASQPDVHIDLREKLSQEIVIAIHEAHADIGIVAGNIETRGLEVHDFVGDELVVVVPEGHALAGCERVSFAQTLDDHHVSLAAGSALAGFLPPLARAIGRRLEFRLQVASFESICLLVAAGVGIGIIPRSSALRHARSMPVRIVPLSDRWALRETRIVHRADAPLTRLAMDLVRHLAAYRHADRAP from the coding sequence ATGCATTTCGACCTCTTCGACCTGCGGCTTTTCGTCTTCGTGGCGGAAGAATCCAACCTGCGCCGGGGCGCCGAACGGGCCTGTCTGTCGCTCGGCGCGGCCAGCGCGCGCATCAAGGCGCTGGAGGAGAACGTCGGCAGCCCGCTGTTCTATCGCAAGCCGCAGGGCGTGGAGCTCACGCCGGCTGGCGACGCGCTGCTGCACCACGCGCGCCTGGTGCAGCAGCAGGTCGAGCACCTCAAGACCGACCTGCGCGAGTACGCCAGCGGCAGCAAGGGCCATGTGCGCATCCTGGCCAACACCACCTCCATCAGCGGCGCCTTGCCGGCGGCGCTGGCGAGTTTCCTGGCGAGCCAGCCCGACGTGCACATCGACCTGCGCGAAAAGCTGAGCCAGGAGATCGTGATCGCCATCCACGAAGCCCACGCGGACATCGGCATCGTCGCCGGCAATATCGAGACGCGGGGCCTGGAAGTGCACGACTTCGTCGGCGACGAGCTCGTGGTGGTGGTGCCCGAGGGGCATGCGCTGGCCGGGTGCGAGCGGGTGTCGTTCGCGCAGACGCTCGACGACCACCATGTCTCGCTGGCCGCCGGCAGCGCGCTCGCCGGTTTTCTGCCACCGCTGGCGCGGGCCATCGGCCGCCGGCTGGAGTTTCGGTTGCAGGTGGCGAGCTTCGAATCGATCTGCCTGCTGGTGGCCGCCGGCGTGGGTATCGGCATCATTCCGCGCTCGTCGGCGCTGCGCCATGCGCGCAGCATGCCGGTGCGCATCGTGCCGCTGAGCGATCGGTGGGCGTTGCGCGAGACCCGCATCGTGCATCGGGCGGATGCGCCGCTGACCCGGCTGGCGATGGACCTGGTGCGCCATCTGGCGGCCTACCGGCACGCGGACCGGGCGCCGTAG
- a CDS encoding Rha family transcriptional regulator — protein sequence MTEKRYDNVKRLAERGLVSFTSMTETSHNGPGARPTVVHHVNERDSYVVVAQLSPEFTARLVGQWQKGGLVAFTAMQEPTQRVSAILLSPMTSREIAELTGKQHAHVLRDARTTLSELGLTESSFGSSYQDSTGRSLPQLSLPKRETLILVSGYSVTMRAKIIDRWQELEAVAVPAIPKTYSGMLRLAAERAEQIEAAQAQIAHMTPLATVGSMVSQHKHTLA from the coding sequence ATGACGGAGAAGCGCTATGACAACGTGAAGCGCCTTGCTGAGCGCGGCCTTGTGAGCTTCACGTCAATGACGGAAACCTCGCATAACGGCCCAGGGGCCCGGCCCACCGTTGTCCACCACGTCAACGAACGCGACTCCTACGTGGTCGTCGCCCAGCTTTCCCCGGAGTTCACGGCGCGTCTCGTGGGCCAATGGCAGAAAGGGGGGCTTGTCGCGTTTACTGCAATGCAGGAACCGACTCAGAGGGTCTCAGCAATTTTGCTGTCACCTATGACCAGCCGCGAGATCGCGGAGCTGACTGGCAAGCAACACGCGCATGTTTTGCGCGATGCCCGTACAACGCTTAGTGAACTGGGACTTACTGAATCCAGTTTTGGATCGAGCTATCAGGACAGCACCGGTCGTTCGCTCCCGCAACTGAGCCTCCCCAAGCGGGAGACCCTGATCTTGGTCTCGGGCTACTCCGTGACCATGCGGGCCAAGATCATCGACCGCTGGCAGGAGCTGGAAGCAGTCGCCGTCCCAGCGATCCCGAAGACCTACTCGGGAATGCTGAGGCTCGCTGCCGAGCGGGCCGAGCAGATCGAAGCCGCCCAGGCGCAGATCGCCCACATGACTCCCCTGGCAACCGTGGGGTCCATGGTCTCCCAGCACAAACACACGCTGGCCTAG
- the dmeF gene encoding CDF family Co(II)/Ni(II) efflux transporter DmeF, whose amino-acid sequence MNLPDTRQALGSGWKHSHVFDQGNPLAERKTRWAVLLTAAMMVVEIAGGWFYNSMALLADGWHMSSHALALGLSVAAYAAARRYAGDSRFAFGTWKIEILGGYSSAILLLMVAGLMLFQSVERLISPAAIHYEQAIGIAAIGLVVNLACAWLLHDGHHHGHEHGHGHPHDHGHTQGHGHEDLNLRSAYMHVLADAATSVLAIVALFGGMWWGAAWLDPVMGIVGAGLVAVWAVGLLRDAGRVLLDAEMDAPVVAEIREVIAESPVEASICDLHVWRVGKGQYACVLSLATRSAVEPDYFKERLRIHEELVHISVEVNRLPQATAG is encoded by the coding sequence ATGAACCTGCCAGACACCCGCCAAGCCCTCGGATCCGGTTGGAAACACTCGCACGTGTTCGATCAAGGCAACCCCCTGGCCGAGCGCAAGACCCGCTGGGCGGTACTGCTGACCGCCGCCATGATGGTCGTCGAGATCGCCGGCGGCTGGTTCTACAACTCCATGGCCTTGCTGGCCGACGGTTGGCACATGAGCTCCCATGCGCTGGCGCTCGGTCTGTCGGTGGCGGCCTATGCGGCGGCCCGTCGGTACGCCGGCGACAGCCGTTTCGCTTTCGGTACCTGGAAGATCGAGATCCTGGGCGGATACAGCAGCGCGATCCTGTTGCTCATGGTCGCGGGCCTCATGCTGTTCCAGTCGGTGGAGCGCCTGATCTCGCCGGCCGCGATCCACTACGAGCAGGCCATCGGCATTGCGGCCATTGGCCTGGTGGTCAACCTGGCGTGCGCGTGGCTGCTGCACGACGGGCATCACCATGGGCACGAGCATGGACATGGGCATCCACACGATCATGGTCACACGCAAGGCCACGGACATGAAGACCTGAACCTGCGTTCGGCCTACATGCATGTGTTGGCGGATGCGGCGACTTCGGTGCTCGCCATCGTCGCGCTCTTCGGTGGTATGTGGTGGGGTGCTGCCTGGCTGGATCCGGTGATGGGCATCGTCGGCGCGGGCCTGGTAGCCGTCTGGGCGGTCGGCTTGCTGCGCGACGCCGGCCGCGTCCTGCTGGATGCCGAGATGGACGCGCCGGTCGTCGCCGAGATCCGCGAGGTGATCGCCGAGAGCCCGGTCGAGGCGAGCATCTGCGACCTGCACGTGTGGCGCGTCGGCAAGGGCCAATACGCCTGCGTGCTTTCTTTGGCCACCCGGAGCGCGGTGGAGCCCGACTATTTCAAGGAACGACTGCGCATACACGAAGAGCTGGTCCATATCTCGGTCGAGGTGAACCGTCTGCCGCAAGCGACGGCCGGATAG
- a CDS encoding MmgE/PrpD family protein produces MTTTTADAHPSRSLAAFAAQLRFDQIPAPVLRRAEDLFLDWVGSVLAGKGSRPVETIATFARTMGPADGASEVLISRGRSTPWFAAMVNAAASHVAEQDDVHNGSVFHPAAVVFPPALAVAQAIGASGRELLVAAVAGYEVGIRVGEFLGRSHYRIFHTTGTAGTVAAAATVGRLLGLDADRMLHAFGSAGTQAAGLWEFLRDAADSKQLHTAKAAGDGLMAAYLARDGFTGARRILEGPQGMGAGMSSDADPARLVDGLGSRWALPETSFKFHASCRHTHPAADALAQVVRAHGLRPDDIAEVICRVHQGAIDVLGPVTDPRTVHQSKFSMGTVLGLISVFGSAGLGEFDAHFQEPRVAALRQKVRMELDAEVDGAYPRRWIGKVEVRTTDGRTLHGRVDEPKGDPGNTLDRAEIEDKARRLAAYAGGASPSEMDAVVARAWGLADWPRATSLLPAAGQSAPKAAAAAPTAEALAN; encoded by the coding sequence TTGACCACCACCACCGCCGACGCCCATCCGAGCCGCAGCCTCGCCGCCTTCGCCGCCCAACTGCGTTTCGACCAGATTCCCGCGCCGGTGTTGCGCCGCGCCGAAGACCTGTTCCTGGACTGGGTGGGCTCCGTATTGGCCGGCAAGGGCTCGCGGCCGGTGGAGACCATCGCCACGTTCGCCCGCACCATGGGCCCGGCCGACGGCGCCAGCGAGGTGCTGATTTCGCGCGGCCGCAGCACGCCGTGGTTCGCGGCAATGGTGAACGCCGCTGCCTCCCATGTCGCCGAACAGGACGATGTGCACAACGGATCGGTCTTTCACCCGGCGGCCGTGGTGTTTCCGCCGGCGCTGGCGGTGGCCCAGGCCATCGGCGCTTCCGGGCGCGAGCTGCTGGTGGCGGCGGTCGCCGGCTACGAGGTGGGCATCCGCGTCGGCGAATTCCTCGGCCGCTCGCATTACCGCATCTTCCACACCACCGGCACCGCCGGCACGGTGGCCGCGGCCGCCACCGTCGGCCGGCTGCTCGGCCTGGACGCGGACCGCATGCTGCACGCCTTCGGCTCGGCCGGCACCCAGGCCGCTGGCCTGTGGGAATTCCTGCGCGACGCGGCCGACTCCAAGCAGCTGCACACCGCCAAGGCCGCCGGCGACGGGCTGATGGCCGCCTATCTGGCCCGGGACGGCTTCACCGGCGCCCGCCGCATCCTCGAAGGGCCGCAAGGCATGGGCGCGGGCATGTCGAGCGACGCCGATCCGGCGCGGCTGGTCGACGGGCTCGGCAGCCGCTGGGCGCTGCCGGAAACGTCATTCAAGTTCCACGCCTCCTGCCGCCACACGCATCCGGCCGCAGATGCGCTGGCGCAGGTGGTGCGCGCCCACGGCCTGCGCCCGGACGACATCGCCGAGGTGATCTGCCGCGTGCATCAGGGCGCGATCGACGTGCTCGGCCCGGTGACCGACCCGCGCACGGTGCACCAGAGCAAGTTCTCGATGGGCACGGTGCTGGGGCTGATCTCGGTCTTCGGCAGCGCCGGGCTGGGCGAATTCGACGCGCACTTCCAGGAACCGCGTGTCGCCGCCCTGCGGCAGAAGGTGCGGATGGAGCTCGACGCCGAGGTCGATGGCGCCTACCCGCGCCGCTGGATCGGCAAGGTCGAGGTGCGCACCACCGACGGCCGTACATTGCACGGCCGGGTCGACGAACCCAAGGGCGACCCGGGCAACACCCTCGACCGCGCCGAGATCGAGGACAAGGCACGCCGGCTGGCCGCCTACGCGGGCGGCGCGAGCCCGTCCGAGATGGACGCCGTGGTGGCGCGCGCCTGGGGCCTCGCCGACTGGCCCCGGGCGACGAGCCTGCTGCCGGCCGCCGGGCAGTCGGCCCCGAAGGCGGCCGCGGCGGCACCGACCGCCGAAGCACTGGCGAACTGA
- a CDS encoding IPT/TIG domain-containing protein yields MDHWITRVIVGPTLSAAGSAAIVFGFAAPAYAIIDPVSGYLDQAERGVRASIQEAGSQGKGVVMETGQATLAAIALFRQQYSAALDESVTQLSGARHQLFQDIQASASTLSGAANKATGDIQRSADTLAATVQSLPLTKDIPRITKISPIYSVQSGAPTEFSIQGLALDNHQPILTFAEKQARPSTQSFNELRFMVPEHAAAITAPVFVQTNLQLYERKTKWLFFDDFIARDFPIQLIVYPETIGVGRITPIVQAMTVEKTPRRTPDKRCESQHGEGTRTEPLSATATPGWEIDVNTISFNTAYSNNGSITTNSSATTGFTGVLTCTGFGRIEKWGVVVDRGQQGVISGYYSYTETRQVASTVRGTSVELPVKWGASRIDNWPADTVTVIFELTPTFAVPLDSIEGSGESLFAVMAYNPQAKTTRITIKNAEQVLRAP; encoded by the coding sequence ATGGACCATTGGATCACACGGGTCATTGTTGGTCCGACATTGTCCGCCGCTGGGTCCGCCGCAATCGTCTTTGGATTCGCAGCGCCCGCATACGCAATTATTGACCCTGTCAGCGGGTATCTCGACCAAGCGGAGCGAGGTGTCCGCGCCAGCATTCAAGAGGCGGGATCTCAAGGAAAAGGCGTTGTTATGGAAACAGGCCAAGCAACCTTGGCTGCAATTGCGCTGTTTCGCCAACAATACTCGGCGGCGTTGGACGAATCCGTGACGCAACTTAGCGGCGCACGCCACCAACTTTTTCAAGACATTCAAGCATCGGCCTCCACTCTTAGCGGCGCCGCAAATAAAGCCACTGGTGATATACAAAGAAGTGCAGATACTCTCGCGGCAACAGTGCAAAGTCTGCCGCTCACAAAAGACATTCCAAGAATTACAAAGATTTCCCCAATTTATAGTGTGCAGTCTGGCGCTCCGACCGAATTCTCAATTCAAGGCCTTGCCCTCGACAACCACCAACCTATTTTGACTTTCGCTGAAAAGCAGGCAAGGCCAAGCACCCAATCGTTCAATGAACTACGTTTCATGGTGCCAGAGCATGCAGCCGCAATTACTGCGCCGGTGTTCGTCCAGACTAACCTCCAGCTATACGAGCGAAAAACGAAATGGCTCTTTTTTGACGACTTTATAGCACGAGACTTTCCAATTCAATTGATCGTTTATCCAGAGACGATTGGTGTGGGACGTATCACGCCAATTGTTCAAGCCATGACCGTCGAAAAAACGCCCCGTCGAACACCGGATAAACGTTGTGAATCACAACACGGCGAAGGGACGCGGACAGAACCACTTTCGGCGACGGCGACGCCCGGCTGGGAGATTGACGTGAATACTATTAGTTTCAATACCGCCTATTCCAATAACGGCTCAATTACAACAAATAGCTCAGCAACAACCGGATTCACCGGTGTCTTAACCTGCACGGGCTTTGGTCGCATAGAAAAATGGGGAGTTGTGGTAGACCGGGGCCAGCAAGGCGTAATTTCAGGATATTACTCATATACAGAAACGCGTCAGGTTGCATCCACCGTTCGCGGTACTTCTGTTGAATTGCCGGTGAAGTGGGGCGCCTCCCGCATCGACAACTGGCCCGCAGATACTGTTACGGTCATCTTCGAGCTAACGCCGACATTTGCCGTCCCCCTAGATAGTATCGAAGGTTCCGGCGAAAGCTTATTCGCGGTCATGGCGTACAACCCCCAAGCAAAGACGACCCGCATAACCATCAAAAACGCCGAGCAGGTGCTGCGGGCTCCTTGA